The Carassius auratus strain Wakin linkage group LG30F, ASM336829v1, whole genome shotgun sequence genome contains a region encoding:
- the idua gene encoding alpha-L-iduronidase — translation MYRCKHSSLTWTAFLSVLLIKQQQSVIASSGEVRVNVDKPLRNLKHFWRSTGFCPPQPHSDAHLYDLSPDQQMNLALIGSVPHRGIQQVRIHWMLELVSARVYSGEYHYNFTHLDQLIDLLWQNGLQPGFELMGSVSNSFSNFEDKSQVTEWKNLVYLIAKRYIWKYGLGSVSQWNFETWNEPNNHDFDNITVSTQGFLNYYDACSEGLRAASPLLKFGGPGDSCHSPPHSPYCWEMLQHCYNGTNYFTGETGVRLDYIALHKKGGGSSLPILQQEVATVLEIQQHFPQFRSVPIYNDEADPLVGWNKPLPWRADVTYAAMVVKVISQHQNLLIADQNSTVNYTLLSNDNAFLSYHPHPFTQRTLSARFQINNTNPPHVQFIRKPVLTVMGLLALLGETQVQAEVLTDGSEVNSSVGALATVHVPRVPYTADSWQTTVLLYNSRDNQTSSTADSITLRLTGIPQRKGLMYVTHYMDNNVTNPFKLWETMGSPNYPTAQQFTQLRNQEDPQTDGPLPVPSDGSLMLKAVLPVPSVLLVHVCAQSKEVPNQVNGVRFITITKGQVLINWKDHCIGTKCIKTYEVEFSKDEMTFQRINHRDTIFTYYTYSPESLEVSGFYRVRAVDYWGRNGEYSVTEKYSEN, via the exons ATGTATAGATGTAAACACAGTTCACTCACATGGACAGCATTTCTCTCGGTCCTGCTGATAAAACAGCAGCAGTCTGTTATAGCTTCATCTGGGGAGGTTCGAGTGAATGTTGACAAGCCACTACGAAACCTGAAGCACTTTTGGAGAAGCACTGGATTCTg CCCTCCACAGCCGCACAGTGATGCACACCTGTATGATCTCAGTCCAGACCAGCAGATGAATCTGGCTTTGATCGGCTCTGTGCCACACAGAGGAATCCAGCAGGTGCGGATACACTGGATGCTGGAGCTGGTTTCTGCACG agtttacagTGGAGAATATCACTACAACTTCACTCACTTAGACCAGCTGATTGACCTTCTCTGGCAGAATGGACTGCAGCCAg GGTTTGAACTGATGGGCAGCGTGTCCAATAGCTTCAGCAACTTTGAGGACAAGAGTCAAGTTACTGAATGGAAGAATTTGGTCTATTTGATCGCCAAAAGATACATAT GGAAATACGGACTCGGCTCTGTCTCTCAGTGGAACTTTGAGACATGGAATGAACCGAACAACCATGATTTTGACAACATCACTGTATCAACCCAAG GGTTTCTGAATTATTATGATGCCTGCTCTGAGGGACTTCGTGCGGCGAGTCCTCTCTTGAAGTTCGGGGGTCCGGGAGACTCCTGTCATTCTCCGCCTCACTCACCATACTGCTGGGAAATGCTACAGCATTGTTACAACGGCACAAACTACTTCACCGGAGAGACGGGCGTACGGCTAGACTACATCGCCCTACATAAGAAG GGTGGTGGCAGCTCATTACCCATCCTGCAGCAGGAAGTGGCCACTGTTCTGGAGATCCAGCAGCACTTTCCACAGTTTCGCTCCGTGCCGATCTACAATGACGAGGCAGATCCGCTGGTTGGCTGGAACAAACCACTCCCCTGGAGGGCAGATGTCACCTATGCAGCCATGGTGGTTAAG GTCATCTCACAGCATCAGAACCTGCTCATCGCTGACCAGAACAGTACCGTCAACTACACACTGCTTAGCAACGACAATGCTTTCCTTAGTTACCACCCGCACCCGTTTACCCAGCGCACGCTCAGCGCCCGATTCCAGATCAACAACACAAACCCGCCGCACGTGCAGTTCATACGGAAACCAGTCCTGACTGTGATGGGCCTGTTGGCATTGTTAG GTGAGACTCAGGTGCAGGCCGAGGTGTTGACAGACGGCTCTGAAGTGAATTCATCAGTGGGTGCGCTGGCCACCGTTCACGTGCCTCGGGTGCCGTACACAGCCGATAGCTGGCAGACCACCGTCCTGCTGTATAACAGCAGAGATAACCAGACCTCCTCCACCGCTGACAGCATCACCCTGCGCCTCACTGGAATACCTCAGCGAAAGG GTCTGATGTATGTGACACACTACATGGATAATAATGTGACAAACCCATTTAAACTGTGGGAGACCATGGGCAGCCCTAACTATCCCACTGCACAACAGTTCACACAGCTACGGAACCAAGag GATCCACAGACTGATGGACCTCTGCCGGTGCCATCCGATGGCTCTCTGATGCTGAAGGCAGTGCTTCCTGTGCCCTCGGTGCTGCTTGTACATGTTTGTGCTCAGTCTAAAGAAGTGCCCAACCAG GTAAACGGGGTGCGTTTCATCACCATCACCAAAGGACAGGTTCTGATCAACTGGAAGGATCACTGCATTGGCACAAA GTGTATAAAAACTTACGAAGTGGAATTTTCCAAAGATGAGATGACTTTCCAGAGGATTAACCACAGAGACACTATTTTCACATACTACACTTACTCTCCAG AGAGTCTGGAGGTGAGCGGTTTTTATAGAGTCAGAGCTGTGGATTACTGGGGAAGAAATGGAGAATATTCTGTCACTGAGAAGTATTCGGAGAACTAG
- the tnksb gene encoding tankyrase, TRF1-interacting ankyrin-related ADP-ribose polymerase b isoform X1: MAVSRRSSQHQQSSLQPSPRNAVIASPSPESPSAIIPESTSLLSPSAAGAAECGGATMESAAASSSVSSPDRPSTAAAAFGSSSCSSISSSATAGSQSPGSEADSPGDGVCGAFRELFEACRNGDVSRVKRLVDSVNVNAKDMAGRKSTPLHFAAGFGRKDVVEHLLQTGANVHSRDDGGLIPLHNACSFGHAEVVSLLLCSGADPNARDNWNYTPLHEAAIKGKIDVCIVLLQHGADPNIRNTDGKSALDLADPSAKTVLTGEYKKDELLEAARSGNEEKLMALLTPLNVNCHASDGRKSTSQKMLSTPLHLAAGYNRVRIVQLLLQYGADVHAKDKGGLVPLHNACSYGHYEVTELLLKHGACVNAMDLWQFTPLHEAASKNRVEVCSLLLSHGADPTLLNCHGKSAVDVAPTPELKERLTYEFKGHTLLQAAREADMAKVKKTAQEIISFKHPHSHDSALHCAVASPHPKRKQVTELLLRKGANIHEKNKDFMTPFHVASERGHNDVLEVLQKHGAKVNAVDTLGQTALHRAALAGHIQTCRQLLSYGADPSIVSLQGFTASQMGNEAVQQILNENIPTRNSDVDYRFLEAAKAGDLDTVKQLCSPQNVNCRDLEGRHSTPLHFAAGYNRVAVVEYLLHHGADVHAKDKGGLVPLHNACSYGHYEVAELLVRHGASVNVADLWKFTPLHEAAAKGKYEICKLLLKHGADPSKKNRDGNTALDMVKDGDTDIQDLLRGDAALLDAAKKGCLARVQKLCSPENINCRDTQGRNSTPLHLAAGYNNLEVAEYLLEHGADVNAQDKGGLIPLHNAASYGHVDIAALLIKYNTCVNATDKWAFTPLHEAAQKGRTQLCALLLAHGADPTMKNQEGQTALDLATADDIRALLMDAMPPDALPSCFKPQATVLSAALISPASTPSCLSAASSIDNLAGPLCDGASGGATGPADGASGTERKEGDAVLDMNISQFLKSLGLEHLRDIFEREQITLDVLADMGHEELKEIGINAYGHRHKLIKGIERLLGGQQGANPYLTFHCTNQGTVLIDLAVDDKEFQSVEEEMQSTIREHRDGGNAGGVFSRYNVIKIQKVVNKKLRERYTHRQKEIADENHNHHNERMLFHGSPFINAIIHKGFDERHAYIGGMFGAGIYFAENSSKSNQYVYGIGGGTGCPTHKDRSCYVCHRQMLFCRVTLGKSFLQFSAMKMAHAPPGHHSVIGRPSVNGLAYAEYVIYRGEQAYPEYLITYQIEKPDSTPQSSTGAEQKS; encoded by the exons ATGGCGGTGTCCCGTCGATCCTCACAGCACCAACAAAGCAGCTTGCAGCCGTCTCCGCGGAACGCCGTGATCGCTTCCCCCTCCCCGGAATCGCCTTCCGCTATTATTCCCGAATCGACGAGTTTATTGAGCCCCTCGGCCGCTGGCGCAGCGGAATGCGGCGGAGCCACGATGGAGTCCGCAGCGGCCTCCTCCTCCGTCTCTTCTCCAGACCGGCCCTCAACAGCAGCGGCCGCGTTCGGCAGCTCCAGCTGCAGCAGCATTAGCTCCAGCGCGACCGCGGGCAGCCAGAGCCCCGGCTCAGAAGCGGACAGTCCCGGGGACGGAGTGTGCGGGGCGTTCAGAGAGCTGTTCGAGGCCTGTCGGAACGGAGATGTGTCGCGGGTGAAGAGGCTCGTGGACTCGGTCAATGTGAACGCCAAAGACATGGCCGGACGAAAATCAACCCCTCTGCATTTCGCCGCAG GCTTTGGCAGAAAGGACGTGGTGGAGCATCTCCTGCAGACTGGAGCAAATGTCCATTCCCGTGACGACGGTGGTCTGATCCCGCTCCATAACGCCTGCTCGTTCGGGCACGCAGAGGTGGTCAGCCTGCTGCTGTGTAGCGGCGCAGACCCCAACGCACGAGACAACTGGAACTACACACCTCTGCACGAGGCCGCCATCAAGGGCAAAATAGACGTGTGCATTG TGTTGCTCCAGCACGGAGCTGATCCAAACATCAGAAACACTGACGGAAAATCAGCTTTGGACCTGGCAGACCCTTCTGCTAAGACCGTCCTCACCG gtGAATATAAGAAGGATGAACTGTTGGAAGCAGCGAG GAGCGGAAATGAGGAAAAGTTGATGGCACTCTTGACCCCACTTAACGTCAACTGTCACGCCAGCGATGGGCGCAAG TCAACATCTCAAAAAATGCTG TCCACTCCTCTTCACCTGGCCGCGGGGTATAATCGAGTGCGTATAGTACAGCTGCTGCTGCAGTACGGTGCTGATGTCCATGCCAAAGACAAAGG tgGTCTAGTTCCTCTGCATAATGCCTGCTCTTATGGTCACTATGAGGTCACAGAGCTCCTGCTGAAG CACGGGGCGTGCGTCAACGCCATGGACCTGTGGCAGTTCACGCCGCTGCACGAGGCGGCCAGTAAGAATCGAGTGGAGGTGTGTTCACTGCTGCTGAGTCACGGCGCTGATCCCACACTGCTCAACTGCCACGGCAAGAGCGCGGTGGATGTGGCGCCCACACCTGAACTTAAAGAGAGACTCACCT ATGAGTTCAAAGGTCACACGCTATTGCAAGCGGCTCGTGAGGCGGACATGGCAAAGGTCAAGAAAACTGCTCAAGAGATCATCAGCTTCAAACACCCTCACTCGCACGACTCCGCTCTG CACTGCGCCGTAGCCTCTCCTCATCCCAAACGCAAACAGGTCACAGAGCTGCTGCTGCGGAAAGGTGCCAACATTCACGAGAAGAACAAGGA TTTTATGACTCCGTTCCACGTCGCGTCTGAACGAGGTCATAATGACGTGCTTGAAGTCCTTCAGAAACACGGAGCAAAG GTGAATGCTGTGGACACACTGGGACAGACAGCCCTGCACAGGGCGGCCCTCGCCGGTCACATCCAGACTTGCAGACAATTGCTGAGTTACGGAGCCGACCCGTCAATCGTTTCACTGCAGGGCTTCACTGCGTCACAGATGGGCAATGAAGCTGTACAGCAAATCCTCAATG AGAACATTCCTACTCGTAATTCGGATGTGGATTACCGCTTCCTCGAGGCTGCTAAAGCCGGAGACCTAGATACAGTGAAG caATTGTGCTCTCCTCAAAACGTGAACTGTCGTGACCTGGAGGGCCGCCACTCCACCCCGCTGCATTTTGCTGCAGGCTACAACCGTGTGGCTGTGGTGGAATACCTGTTGCATCATGGGGCCGACGTGCACGCTAAAGATAAAGG TGGCCTGGTTCCTTTGCACAATGCATGTTCGTACGGTCACTACGAGGTGGCAGAGTTACTGGTGAGACATGGAGCGTCTGTGAACGTGGCGGACCTTTGGAAGTTCACCCCACTACATGAAGCTGCAGCCAAGGGCAAATATGAGATCTGCAAACTACTGCTCAAG CATGGCGCAGACCCATCTAAGAAGAACCGTGATGGTAATACGGCTCTGGACATGGTGAAGGACGGAGACACAGACATCCAGGACCTTCTGCGCGGAGACGCCGCCCTGCTGGATGCCGCTAAGAAGGGCTGTTTGGCCCGTGTGCAGAAACTCTGCAGCCCTGAGAATATCAACTGCAGAGACACACAGGGCAGGAATTCCACACCGCTGCACCTTGCAG CTGGTTACAATAACCTGGAGGTGGCCGAGTATCTCCTGGAGCATGGAGCAGATGTGAACGCTCAGGATAAAGGAGGACTGATCCCTCTGCATAACGCTGCTTCATATGGG CATGTGGACATCGCCGCCCTCCTGATCAAGTATAACACGTGTGTGAACGCGACCGATAAGTGGGCGTTCACACCGCTGCATGAAGCAGCGCAGAAGGGCCGCACACAGCTGTGTGCACTGCTGCTGGCTCACGGCGCTGACCCCACCATGAAGAACCAGGAAGGACAGACGGCTCTGGACCTGGCCACG GCTGATGATATCCGTGCACTGTTGATGGACGCCATGCCCCCTGATGCCCTGCCCAGCTGTTTCAAACCACAGGCCACCGTGCTCAGCGCCGCTCTCATATCACCAGCCTCCACACCCTCCTGCCTCTCCGCTGCCTCCAGCATCGATAACCTGGCCGGGCCCCTCTGCGACGGGGCCAGTGGAGGGGCTACAGGACCCGCTGATGGGGCCTCCGGAACTGAGCGCAAGGAAGGAGATG CGGTCCTTGATATGAACATCTCACAATTCCTGAAGAGTCTGGGGCTTGAACATTTGAGGGACATCTTCGAGAGAGAACAG ATCACTCTGGACGTGTTGGCCGATATGGGTCACGAGGAACTTAAGGAGATCGGCATCAATGCTTACGGACACCGTCATAAACTCATCAAAGGCATCGAGAGGCTGCTGGGAGGACAGCAGG GTGCCAACCCATACCTGACGTTCCACTGCACCAATCAGGGCACAGTTTTGATCGACCTGGCCGTGGATGATAAAGAGTTTCAGTCTGTTGAGGAAGAG ATGCAAAGCACAATTCGGGAGCACAGGGACGGAGGAAATGCAGGAGGTGTTTTCAGTCGATACAATGTCATCAAG ATCCAGAAGGTGGTGAATAAGAAACTGAGAGAGCGATACACACACCGGCAGAAAGAGATCGCAGACGAGAATCACAACCACCACAACGAACGAATGCTGTTTCATG gatctcCATTCATAAATGCCATCATTCATAAAGGATTTGATGAGCGCCATGCGTATATCGGTGGCATGTTTGGAGCTGGCATATATTTTGCAGAGAACTCCTCTAAGAGTAACCAGTACGTCTATGGCATCGGAGGTGGCACAGGCTGCCCCACGCACAAAGACCGGTCTTGTTATGTGTGCCACAG GCAAATGTTGTTCTGTCGTGTGACTTTGGGAAAGTCTTTCCTGCAGTTCAGTGCCATGAAGATGGCCCACGCTCCCCCTGGACATCATTCTGTGATCGGCCGTCCCAGTGTCAATGGCCTGGCCTACGCAGAGTATGTGATCTACCGTGGAGAACAG GCCTACCCAGAGTATCTCATCACTTATCAGATAGAAAAGCCGGACAGCACGCCTCAGTCCTCAACAGGAGCAGAGCAGAAATCATAG
- the tnksb gene encoding tankyrase, TRF1-interacting ankyrin-related ADP-ribose polymerase b isoform X2 has translation MAVSRRSSQHQQSSLQPSPRNAVIASPSPESPSAIIPESTSLLSPSAAGAAECGGATMESAAASSSVSSPDRPSTAAAAFGSSSCSSISSSATAGSQSPGSEADSPGDGVCGAFRELFEACRNGDVSRVKRLVDSVNVNAKDMAGRKSTPLHFAAGFGRKDVVEHLLQTGANVHSRDDGGLIPLHNACSFGHAEVVSLLLCSGADPNARDNWNYTPLHEAAIKGKIDVCIVLLQHGADPNIRNTDGKSALDLADPSAKTVLTGEYKKDELLEAARSGNEEKLMALLTPLNVNCHASDGRKSTPLHLAAGYNRVRIVQLLLQYGADVHAKDKGGLVPLHNACSYGHYEVTELLLKHGACVNAMDLWQFTPLHEAASKNRVEVCSLLLSHGADPTLLNCHGKSAVDVAPTPELKERLTYEFKGHTLLQAAREADMAKVKKTAQEIISFKHPHSHDSALHCAVASPHPKRKQVTELLLRKGANIHEKNKDFMTPFHVASERGHNDVLEVLQKHGAKVNAVDTLGQTALHRAALAGHIQTCRQLLSYGADPSIVSLQGFTASQMGNEAVQQILNENIPTRNSDVDYRFLEAAKAGDLDTVKQLCSPQNVNCRDLEGRHSTPLHFAAGYNRVAVVEYLLHHGADVHAKDKGGLVPLHNACSYGHYEVAELLVRHGASVNVADLWKFTPLHEAAAKGKYEICKLLLKHGADPSKKNRDGNTALDMVKDGDTDIQDLLRGDAALLDAAKKGCLARVQKLCSPENINCRDTQGRNSTPLHLAAGYNNLEVAEYLLEHGADVNAQDKGGLIPLHNAASYGHVDIAALLIKYNTCVNATDKWAFTPLHEAAQKGRTQLCALLLAHGADPTMKNQEGQTALDLATADDIRALLMDAMPPDALPSCFKPQATVLSAALISPASTPSCLSAASSIDNLAGPLCDGASGGATGPADGASGTERKEGDAVLDMNISQFLKSLGLEHLRDIFEREQITLDVLADMGHEELKEIGINAYGHRHKLIKGIERLLGGQQGANPYLTFHCTNQGTVLIDLAVDDKEFQSVEEEMQSTIREHRDGGNAGGVFSRYNVIKIQKVVNKKLRERYTHRQKEIADENHNHHNERMLFHGSPFINAIIHKGFDERHAYIGGMFGAGIYFAENSSKSNQYVYGIGGGTGCPTHKDRSCYVCHRQMLFCRVTLGKSFLQFSAMKMAHAPPGHHSVIGRPSVNGLAYAEYVIYRGEQAYPEYLITYQIEKPDSTPQSSTGAEQKS, from the exons ATGGCGGTGTCCCGTCGATCCTCACAGCACCAACAAAGCAGCTTGCAGCCGTCTCCGCGGAACGCCGTGATCGCTTCCCCCTCCCCGGAATCGCCTTCCGCTATTATTCCCGAATCGACGAGTTTATTGAGCCCCTCGGCCGCTGGCGCAGCGGAATGCGGCGGAGCCACGATGGAGTCCGCAGCGGCCTCCTCCTCCGTCTCTTCTCCAGACCGGCCCTCAACAGCAGCGGCCGCGTTCGGCAGCTCCAGCTGCAGCAGCATTAGCTCCAGCGCGACCGCGGGCAGCCAGAGCCCCGGCTCAGAAGCGGACAGTCCCGGGGACGGAGTGTGCGGGGCGTTCAGAGAGCTGTTCGAGGCCTGTCGGAACGGAGATGTGTCGCGGGTGAAGAGGCTCGTGGACTCGGTCAATGTGAACGCCAAAGACATGGCCGGACGAAAATCAACCCCTCTGCATTTCGCCGCAG GCTTTGGCAGAAAGGACGTGGTGGAGCATCTCCTGCAGACTGGAGCAAATGTCCATTCCCGTGACGACGGTGGTCTGATCCCGCTCCATAACGCCTGCTCGTTCGGGCACGCAGAGGTGGTCAGCCTGCTGCTGTGTAGCGGCGCAGACCCCAACGCACGAGACAACTGGAACTACACACCTCTGCACGAGGCCGCCATCAAGGGCAAAATAGACGTGTGCATTG TGTTGCTCCAGCACGGAGCTGATCCAAACATCAGAAACACTGACGGAAAATCAGCTTTGGACCTGGCAGACCCTTCTGCTAAGACCGTCCTCACCG gtGAATATAAGAAGGATGAACTGTTGGAAGCAGCGAG GAGCGGAAATGAGGAAAAGTTGATGGCACTCTTGACCCCACTTAACGTCAACTGTCACGCCAGCGATGGGCGCAAG TCCACTCCTCTTCACCTGGCCGCGGGGTATAATCGAGTGCGTATAGTACAGCTGCTGCTGCAGTACGGTGCTGATGTCCATGCCAAAGACAAAGG tgGTCTAGTTCCTCTGCATAATGCCTGCTCTTATGGTCACTATGAGGTCACAGAGCTCCTGCTGAAG CACGGGGCGTGCGTCAACGCCATGGACCTGTGGCAGTTCACGCCGCTGCACGAGGCGGCCAGTAAGAATCGAGTGGAGGTGTGTTCACTGCTGCTGAGTCACGGCGCTGATCCCACACTGCTCAACTGCCACGGCAAGAGCGCGGTGGATGTGGCGCCCACACCTGAACTTAAAGAGAGACTCACCT ATGAGTTCAAAGGTCACACGCTATTGCAAGCGGCTCGTGAGGCGGACATGGCAAAGGTCAAGAAAACTGCTCAAGAGATCATCAGCTTCAAACACCCTCACTCGCACGACTCCGCTCTG CACTGCGCCGTAGCCTCTCCTCATCCCAAACGCAAACAGGTCACAGAGCTGCTGCTGCGGAAAGGTGCCAACATTCACGAGAAGAACAAGGA TTTTATGACTCCGTTCCACGTCGCGTCTGAACGAGGTCATAATGACGTGCTTGAAGTCCTTCAGAAACACGGAGCAAAG GTGAATGCTGTGGACACACTGGGACAGACAGCCCTGCACAGGGCGGCCCTCGCCGGTCACATCCAGACTTGCAGACAATTGCTGAGTTACGGAGCCGACCCGTCAATCGTTTCACTGCAGGGCTTCACTGCGTCACAGATGGGCAATGAAGCTGTACAGCAAATCCTCAATG AGAACATTCCTACTCGTAATTCGGATGTGGATTACCGCTTCCTCGAGGCTGCTAAAGCCGGAGACCTAGATACAGTGAAG caATTGTGCTCTCCTCAAAACGTGAACTGTCGTGACCTGGAGGGCCGCCACTCCACCCCGCTGCATTTTGCTGCAGGCTACAACCGTGTGGCTGTGGTGGAATACCTGTTGCATCATGGGGCCGACGTGCACGCTAAAGATAAAGG TGGCCTGGTTCCTTTGCACAATGCATGTTCGTACGGTCACTACGAGGTGGCAGAGTTACTGGTGAGACATGGAGCGTCTGTGAACGTGGCGGACCTTTGGAAGTTCACCCCACTACATGAAGCTGCAGCCAAGGGCAAATATGAGATCTGCAAACTACTGCTCAAG CATGGCGCAGACCCATCTAAGAAGAACCGTGATGGTAATACGGCTCTGGACATGGTGAAGGACGGAGACACAGACATCCAGGACCTTCTGCGCGGAGACGCCGCCCTGCTGGATGCCGCTAAGAAGGGCTGTTTGGCCCGTGTGCAGAAACTCTGCAGCCCTGAGAATATCAACTGCAGAGACACACAGGGCAGGAATTCCACACCGCTGCACCTTGCAG CTGGTTACAATAACCTGGAGGTGGCCGAGTATCTCCTGGAGCATGGAGCAGATGTGAACGCTCAGGATAAAGGAGGACTGATCCCTCTGCATAACGCTGCTTCATATGGG CATGTGGACATCGCCGCCCTCCTGATCAAGTATAACACGTGTGTGAACGCGACCGATAAGTGGGCGTTCACACCGCTGCATGAAGCAGCGCAGAAGGGCCGCACACAGCTGTGTGCACTGCTGCTGGCTCACGGCGCTGACCCCACCATGAAGAACCAGGAAGGACAGACGGCTCTGGACCTGGCCACG GCTGATGATATCCGTGCACTGTTGATGGACGCCATGCCCCCTGATGCCCTGCCCAGCTGTTTCAAACCACAGGCCACCGTGCTCAGCGCCGCTCTCATATCACCAGCCTCCACACCCTCCTGCCTCTCCGCTGCCTCCAGCATCGATAACCTGGCCGGGCCCCTCTGCGACGGGGCCAGTGGAGGGGCTACAGGACCCGCTGATGGGGCCTCCGGAACTGAGCGCAAGGAAGGAGATG CGGTCCTTGATATGAACATCTCACAATTCCTGAAGAGTCTGGGGCTTGAACATTTGAGGGACATCTTCGAGAGAGAACAG ATCACTCTGGACGTGTTGGCCGATATGGGTCACGAGGAACTTAAGGAGATCGGCATCAATGCTTACGGACACCGTCATAAACTCATCAAAGGCATCGAGAGGCTGCTGGGAGGACAGCAGG GTGCCAACCCATACCTGACGTTCCACTGCACCAATCAGGGCACAGTTTTGATCGACCTGGCCGTGGATGATAAAGAGTTTCAGTCTGTTGAGGAAGAG ATGCAAAGCACAATTCGGGAGCACAGGGACGGAGGAAATGCAGGAGGTGTTTTCAGTCGATACAATGTCATCAAG ATCCAGAAGGTGGTGAATAAGAAACTGAGAGAGCGATACACACACCGGCAGAAAGAGATCGCAGACGAGAATCACAACCACCACAACGAACGAATGCTGTTTCATG gatctcCATTCATAAATGCCATCATTCATAAAGGATTTGATGAGCGCCATGCGTATATCGGTGGCATGTTTGGAGCTGGCATATATTTTGCAGAGAACTCCTCTAAGAGTAACCAGTACGTCTATGGCATCGGAGGTGGCACAGGCTGCCCCACGCACAAAGACCGGTCTTGTTATGTGTGCCACAG GCAAATGTTGTTCTGTCGTGTGACTTTGGGAAAGTCTTTCCTGCAGTTCAGTGCCATGAAGATGGCCCACGCTCCCCCTGGACATCATTCTGTGATCGGCCGTCCCAGTGTCAATGGCCTGGCCTACGCAGAGTATGTGATCTACCGTGGAGAACAG GCCTACCCAGAGTATCTCATCACTTATCAGATAGAAAAGCCGGACAGCACGCCTCAGTCCTCAACAGGAGCAGAGCAGAAATCATAG